Proteins encoded within one genomic window of Panicum virgatum strain AP13 chromosome 1N, P.virgatum_v5, whole genome shotgun sequence:
- the LOC120656801 gene encoding growth-regulating factor 10-like: MPWPPPRHREQHSFYYDDHSCRCFWSWRGLGQSDQTTGAVTHKYIHHFTLPLTQPLSFLPSSREPTRAPSPLHIEFEPEPPRGAHRRSPQMADDKDTDSQQPPAKLPRLSGADTSAGEVTMAASSPLVLGLGLGLGAGGGERDAEAAASTAAPKRASALTFMQQQELEHQVLIYRYFAAGAPVPVHLVLPIWKSVAASSFGPQRFPSLMGLGSLCFDYRSSMEPEPGRCRRTDGKKWRCSRDVVPGHKYCERHVHRGRSRKPVEAASAAAPAPTAAAAAVSSSSRGGAPVHHHGGAGAAPHAHGLGFSPTSVLLAHSAARAT; the protein is encoded by the exons ATGCCATGGCCACCTCCACGCCACCGCGAACAGCACAGCTTTTACTACGACGACCACAGTTGCCGTTGCTTTTGGAGCTGGAGAGGCCTGGGACAGAGCGACCAGACGACGGGAGCCGTCACGCATAAATATATCCACCACTTCACACTTCCTCTGACGCAACCACTGTCGTTTCTTCCCTCCTCTCGAGAACCTACCCGCGCTCCGTCCCCCCTCCATATCGAGTTCGAACCGGAACCACCGCGGGGAGCGCACCGCCGGAGTCCCCAGATGGCCGACGACAAGGATACCGACtcgcagcagccgccggccAAGCTGCCCCGCCTCTCCGGCGCCGACACGAGCGCCG GGGAGGTGACCATGGCGGCCTCGTCGCCGCTGGTTCTCGGGCTGGGGCTGGGactcggcgcgggcggcggcgagcgcgacgcggaggcggcggcctcgacggcggcgcccaaGAGGGCGTCGGCGCTGACGTTCATGCAGCAGCAGGAGCTGGAGCACCAGGTGCTCATCTACCGCTACTTCGCCGCGGGCGCGCCCGTGCCGGTGCACCTCGTGCTCCCCATCTGGAAGAgcgtcgccgcctcctccttcgGCCCGCAGCGCTTCCCCTCCC TGATGGGGTTGGGGAGCCTGTGCTTCGACTACCGCAGCAGCATGGAGCCGGAGCCCGGGCGGTGCCGGCGCACGGACGGCAAGAAGTGGCGGTGCTCCCGCGACGTGGTGCCGGGCCACAAGTACTGCGAGCGGCACGTCCACCGCGGCCGTTCAAGAAAGCCTGTGGAAGCCGCCTCCGCAGCCGCCCCggcgccgaccgcggccgccgccgccgtcagcagcagcagccgcggcggcgcccccgtccaccaccacggcggcgcgggcgcggccccgCACGCGCACGGGCTCGGCTTCTCCCCCACCAGCGTCCTCCTCGCCCACAGCGCCGCGCGTGCCACGTGA